In a genomic window of Sporohalobacter salinus:
- a CDS encoding DNA double-strand break repair nuclease NurA yields MLEISTKLKENLIKANQELKQKYSAKSNLDKQSLRVKIKTELGGIIKLDQMSEDKLESWTDNRAIVGVDGSINKLGSNYPHYLYLLQALAKSTAKEDITATELFCPLVSNSKEEINNFIFEQYQQGNNSISKQHAANKIKISKLAELELEVAIQAVKEWQPKLIMLDGSLIRYRIEAEEKWKELREVAISQEVLLVGVIEEIGTQEVGERIDEELAGFYDRELLFGVLDLGEMLTLEFKRGLKTAFLRPSRDPQVIGLDILEEQHSEFQNMAKLVYTLTPEDSRGIPIWLDVVDNEVRISDQMMKSLIDTYLDSDLKKRLFASKRDERIY; encoded by the coding sequence ATGTTAGAGATATCAACCAAACTTAAAGAAAATTTAATAAAGGCTAATCAGGAATTGAAGCAAAAGTACTCGGCAAAATCTAATCTGGACAAACAGAGTTTAAGAGTTAAAATCAAAACAGAATTAGGAGGAATTATAAAGTTAGACCAGATGTCTGAAGATAAATTAGAATCATGGACGGATAATAGAGCAATTGTAGGGGTTGATGGTTCAATAAATAAACTAGGAAGCAATTATCCTCATTATCTTTATCTATTACAGGCCTTAGCTAAAAGTACTGCTAAAGAAGATATAACTGCGACTGAATTGTTCTGTCCGTTAGTTTCAAATTCCAAAGAGGAGATTAATAATTTTATTTTTGAACAGTATCAGCAAGGTAATAATAGTATTAGTAAGCAGCATGCTGCTAACAAGATTAAAATTTCTAAGTTAGCTGAATTAGAATTAGAAGTAGCTATACAGGCGGTTAAAGAGTGGCAGCCTAAATTAATTATGTTAGATGGTTCATTGATTCGGTATCGAATTGAAGCAGAGGAAAAGTGGAAAGAATTAAGAGAAGTAGCTATAAGTCAAGAAGTGCTATTAGTGGGAGTAATAGAAGAAATAGGAACTCAGGAAGTAGGTGAAAGGATAGATGAGGAATTAGCTGGATTTTATGATCGCGAGTTATTATTTGGGGTATTAGATTTGGGAGAGATGTTAACTTTAGAATTTAAACGCGGTCTAAAGACAGCGTTTTTACGACCAAGTCGTGATCCACAAGTGATCGGACTTGATATTTTAGAAGAGCAGCATTCTGAGTTTCAGAATATGGCTAAGTTAGTTTATACTCTAACACCAGAGGATAGCCGCGGAATTCCTATTTGGCTAGATGTAGTAGATAATGAAGTTAGGATTTCTGATCAGATGATGAAAAGTTTAATTGATACTTATTTGGATTCAGATTTAAAGAAAAGATTATTTGCTTCAAAACGAGATGAGAGAATTTATTAA
- a CDS encoding AbrB/MazE/SpoVT family DNA-binding domain-containing protein — MKSTGIVRKVDELGRVVIPVELRRTLEIGEKDALEIYVDGESIILKKYEPACVFCSNAGDTTVFKGKTICKECLSEMTESA, encoded by the coding sequence ATGAAATCTACAGGAATTGTTAGAAAAGTAGATGAATTAGGAAGAGTAGTAATTCCCGTGGAACTAAGAAGAACACTTGAAATTGGTGAAAAGGATGCTCTAGAAATATACGTAGATGGCGAAAGTATTATTCTAAAAAAATACGAACCAGCTTGTGTCTTCTGTAGTAACGCCGGGGATACTACTGTTTTTAAAGGCAAAACAATCTGTAAAGAATGCCTATCTGAAATGACTGAAAGTGCTTAA